The Listeria welshimeri serovar 6b str. SLCC5334 genome has a window encoding:
- a CDS encoding YwqH-like family protein: MSDLSTLTKEYNSVVNDITSLKADLNVISDKAERLRIAAAEMQFYLEEITGINTSLSKIRIDSSLWEGRTKKDNENILEESLKTAMKTYQVKVSDIFESYTNEINRLYQQQDSISSSLNVKSATKSYLKQEIKKEKVTSDE, from the coding sequence TTGTCAGATTTAAGCACTTTAACTAAAGAATATAATAGTGTAGTTAATGATATCACTTCTTTGAAAGCAGATTTAAATGTGATATCTGATAAAGCGGAGAGGTTAAGAATTGCGGCTGCGGAGATGCAATTTTATTTAGAGGAAATAACAGGTATAAATACTTCGCTTTCGAAAATAAGAATAGATAGTAGTCTTTGGGAAGGTAGAACGAAAAAAGACAATGAAAATATCTTAGAAGAATCATTAAAGACAGCTATGAAAACGTATCAAGTAAAAGTAAGTGATATATTTGAAAGCTATACCAATGAAATTAACAGATTGTATCAACAACAAGACAGTATTTCTTCAAGTTTAAATGTAAAATCAGCTACAAAATCTTATTTGAAACAGGAAATTAAGAAGGAAAAGGTGACTAGTGATGAGTGA
- a CDS encoding T7SS effector LXG polymorphic toxin yields the protein MGKKIDFDEIQNASNDFNEGSNEEIIRLYSLLENIDEIGALESFQGKTAQTAKAYLNEVHGTVMILLITALTQVREMVVEDIDRFQQDVDSAPTTKIDQIYIKELKKKIEKNYSEFKIIHEDINKTVNRLNDLVPNAVPSKTAIKASKDNFIQNINLLNTHLDNYDERKRGGINEVKKIFKQIESILISEASYHNNDKGLIIYSPGDIYGQDGVDKELINGKMLDFLGLGGDTLSMAISSKELAVLAMNKGLTVQSRMVRGKLVYTIYGTKDQLQKLNVKMNASARSKSIVKLYDGSKTNKYTKYGAAFMEEFPLLRGMTHSKAEMLKGFSASMKEPYTGGYKNLSKAGKLAKGLGAFGAAMTVASNINSELADGFQGYTDVRRITVNSTVDLGVSGGLTAVLGQAGSSFGLPGTIGGIGVGVVLDTVLSLSGTKDTWKNSVNENMQHLEDWFWVEAK from the coding sequence ATGGGGAAAAAAATTGATTTTGACGAAATCCAGAATGCTTCTAACGACTTTAATGAAGGTAGTAATGAAGAAATAATACGATTATATTCTTTATTAGAAAACATAGATGAAATAGGGGCTTTGGAATCTTTTCAAGGTAAAACAGCACAAACTGCGAAAGCTTATTTGAATGAGGTTCATGGCACTGTTATGATTTTATTAATCACAGCATTGACTCAAGTGAGAGAAATGGTTGTTGAAGATATTGATAGGTTTCAACAAGATGTAGATAGTGCTCCTACAACAAAAATTGACCAAATTTATATAAAAGAATTAAAGAAAAAAATTGAAAAAAATTATTCTGAATTTAAGATTATACATGAAGATATTAACAAAACTGTTAATAGGTTGAATGATTTAGTACCTAATGCAGTACCCTCAAAAACTGCTATAAAGGCAAGTAAGGATAATTTCATTCAAAACATTAATTTACTAAATACTCACCTAGATAATTATGATGAACGCAAACGTGGTGGGATAAATGAAGTAAAAAAAATCTTCAAACAGATAGAATCTATATTAATAAGCGAGGCGAGCTATCATAATAATGATAAAGGTTTGATTATTTATAGCCCGGGTGATATTTATGGACAAGATGGTGTGGATAAAGAGTTAATTAATGGGAAAATGTTAGATTTTTTAGGATTAGGAGGAGACACACTTTCTATGGCTATTTCTTCTAAAGAATTAGCGGTATTGGCAATGAATAAAGGCCTCACAGTTCAAAGTAGGATGGTTCGAGGCAAACTAGTATATACAATATATGGGACCAAAGATCAATTGCAAAAATTGAATGTGAAAATGAATGCTTCAGCTAGAAGTAAATCAATTGTAAAACTTTATGATGGTAGTAAAACAAATAAGTATACTAAATATGGAGCTGCATTTATGGAGGAATTCCCTCTTTTGCGAGGAATGACCCATAGTAAGGCTGAGATGCTAAAAGGATTTAGTGCAAGTATGAAGGAGCCTTATACAGGGGGATATAAAAATTTGTCTAAGGCGGGAAAATTAGCGAAAGGGCTAGGAGCTTTTGGTGCGGCAATGACAGTTGCATCTAATATCAATAGTGAATTAGCAGATGGTTTCCAAGGATATACTGATGTGAGAAGGATTACAGTAAATTCAACTGTTGATTTGGGGGTTTCAGGAGGTTTAACAGCAGTACTTGGACAAGCGGGGAGTTCTTTTGGACTTCCAGGTACAATAGGTGGAATAGGAGTTGGAGTAGTGTTGGATACGGTTCTGAGTTTAAGTGGTACAAAAGATACTTGGAAAAATAGTGTTAACGAAAATATGCAACATTTAGAAGATTGGTTTTGGGTAGAAGCAAAATAA